From the Astyanax mexicanus isolate ESR-SI-001 chromosome 12, AstMex3_surface, whole genome shotgun sequence genome, the window GATGTtttggcttcacttttcaactgCTTTTGACCAGAAAATTTATACATTGtacatcagtgtttctcaactgGTGGGCCGTGACCCAAAAGCCTAGGTTGCAGCTGTGGCAGGCTGCACATCCTGGCTGTTATGCCACAAAAGGCTGTTCCTTCCAGGTTACCCACAGTTCTAGTGAAAATGAAACCTCCAGTACAGAGTATGATTTATAATGCTATACATGCAATAGTCCGTACTGGTTCATATGTAGTGTGATGCGTCCAATAAAGCACTTACCTCGTCCATTCTGTGACATAACAGAACATTAGGCGACGTGCATGGTATGGCAACCAGCACACCACAAAGGCAATAACCAACACACCTGTTAaccaaaagaaaatatataaaaaaatgtatataagtcAACAGCTTTTATACACTCATGagctataacattaaaacatcttGCCTTATACTGTGCATGTCACCCATGTGTTGCCAAAATGATAAAAATGGCTTGTTAGAGATGTTGTGGTTTGAGTTCATAATATAAATTGTATGCTTACGTAGGACTTTAACTCCATGGCGAAGTGAGCGCATGCGACCGCTCTCAATTTTGATACAACTTGTTGTTTGGTAGCTGTAGGTAGGGAGCAAGGTCTCATTGGGTATTTGCTGGAGTTGTCGTCCAATTAGTCCATTCATTGTGGAGATGACCAGCATTGGCACAGCAAATGAGAGTAGAGCATTCACCTGTGAGAGAAACTCAGGAGTAAGAGATCTGTCTACATGCAAATATAGTTAAAGATGTTTTATATCGGTCATATAAGTTACATCATCACTAAGCATCAAACACTTGACACTTGTTACACTAAATTAGGAAACTCTAGCATATGCATATGCTTCTGATGTACGTATGAGTAGATGTGCAGATCCCATAGGTCCCATGTTTTTAAACATGTACACGTGTACATTGTACAGTGCCCTTTAGGCGCCTttacaatggaacaaaattgacATTCCCAATTACCTTTTCGATTAAAAAAAACGTAAAGTTATTTCTTTCTCTTCCTAGATTGGCCATAAAGACAATTTTACCATGTGTAGGATCCTGTCGAACATCCTGAGTCTGTcacagtttaaaatacttgaataatattttaccaaaaaaaggaaaaaacttgTACTACAGAATATGATActgattaaatatttttctttttatatttttttcagtcagctctATGGggtagctgtgctgaacttcttaAGAggtaaatatttatatacagtgaatagccctatttgagtaatattctaatccatattatggcaagaactacttgtAAACTACAAGCAAAGAAAATAAAACGTAGGTCAGTCAATTCgaacaatttcaagaactttaaaagtattctcaagtccTGTCGCAAATAccttcaaaaacattatgatgaaactggctctcatcaggaccaacccagCAAAGTTAAACCGAAGTTCTCTCACCTGCAGGACGAGTTTGGCGGTGCTCGAGGACACGATGGTGGTGCAGATGCGCTCCTCCCCCACGTGCCTTTCCCCCATGGTGAAGAGCATCGGCGAGGCCAGCAGTAGCGACGCCGCCCACAGCGCGAGGATGACCCGGCGCGTGCGGCCGCGCGACAGCACGCTCTTGGCTCTTAGCGGGTGGCACAGCGCCACGTAGCGCTCCACGCTCAGACTGGTCACGCTCAGCGAGCTGGCGTACGCGCAGCCGTCCCGCAGCAGGTAGAAGCTCCTGCAGGCGGCCTGGCCGAACGCCCACGGGTGGTGGATCCAGATGAAGTTGTAGAGCTCCACCGGCATGCAGAGCGCGAGCACCAGCAGGTCGGACACGGCGAGGCTCGCGAGGTGGTAGTGCACAGCGCCCTGCAGGTGGCGCACTGCTCTCCGTCGGAAGAAGATGTAGAGCGCCGTGGAGTTCCCGAACAGCCCGAGCGCGAAGAGCAGCGCGTACAGCACGGTCACCGCCACCCGCGAGTACAGGTCCGTGTTCACATCCAGGTCCTGCTGCGGCCCCGCGCCCGTCGCGTTCACCAGCAGCGCGAGCGTGTAGTTCCCCCTGAACAGAGGCGCGTGCTGTAACGCGCGCGAGGGAAAGGAGGACAGTTCATCCCGCACGCGCTGCAAAGTCGCGTTTACAGTCATTGATGTTGATAGAGCGCGCGGTTTACGCGGCTGGGCTTTAGCATGATCTTTTTTGTGCTTCAGTTCCCTGACTGAGCAACAACTTTGTAGATAGACTTTATTGATGCTGAGGAGGGCGTGGGAGGGGGCGTGGTGGGAAAGTGCAGATAACAAAAAAAGGACAACCCCTGAAAAccattagaaaaatatatatttttcaataatataatgaatataagaTGAAATCTTGGGTCCCTTATATAGTTCTAAGAGAATAGACCACTGAGGGTCTTAACAGAACTTAAGGAATTACTTAGGAATTAATTAAGTGAAGTTCAATAATCAGGTAGATTTAACGGTTTACGGAAATTTCCCTTAAAAAAGCCCTTGGATAACACTTAAATTTGTCTTGTGCAACTGGGAACTTCTACTTCTAGCGACATGacaaatttttttattaattttaaaaatagactagtgcaataaaataaatgaataaatttgtATATGCCATAAATACAAGTTTTAAACATGGTAGAATCTACTTTGAACAACAGTAACTGTATAAAACAATGATAATATAACAAAAATCTAGTGCATATACTGTTTGCATATACACTGTGCAAACATGAAATGattttatgtaataacaaaagtttgggagaaggaccacgcccgaactctacgttcttactccaccccgtatcaatcaaccgtcctatatatacctgccctaactaactacctctcgtaaCTGTCCACAGTGTTAGACACTTCTACCTAACTGGtctaccttgtagatgtaaagtaaGAACAgggacagaagctcatctgttaatacacagtttgtgttggtcatcctctagtccgtTATTAGTGTTCACAGAATGCTGCCcccaggacgctgcccacaggacgctgttggcTAATTATTTCTGTTAGCTGGTTGTTCTCAGTCCCGCAGTGACACTGTGGTTTTCCAAAACTCCGACAGCGCTGCTATGTCTGATCTACTCTCACCAGCAGAGCACACACTAACATAAAACCATTGGCCTAACATTTCAAAAGGTGATGTAATCTTCAGCTGTCAGGATGGTGCTGTTGTTAAGGCAGAGAGACGCGTAACCACCTATTTACTTTTGTCTGGGGAACATTAAATCTACGTAGGTTCTGAAATAAATTCACTAAATTCAAACACTATGATCAACACCACTGTTATTACTCACAGAGCAAATCCCAAATCTTAAAGCATAAGCCTTTAGATCAAaatatatgtcagaaaaaaaggAATGTCAACAATGTATGCCTGAGGAGCTCACTTTACACTACTGTTTATACTTCAACTACAAGGCTAGAATGTTCTCATTTGTATTCCAGCTGTACTTAGTGACACTGTTTACTCACTATATCTTCTCAAGATGGTAATGCAGTGCTTATGATGTGAAAACCACCTGTGACAATTGGAAATGTATAGGGTTGGTCATAATCTGCTATGAAGTGCAAACATATGAAGTGTGGCCGGAGTACACTTAAGATTTCTCACCATTGCTCTGTTGAAGCTTATGTTTTTTGACGTTTGTCATGTGAACAGCACACAACATCCAAGCCTATTTACCAGCTGGAAATGTGTATCAAGCAGTGACAGAAAACCAGTCTGTGGCACAGTGGGATATACTGTACGCACTCAGAAAGAGCCATTATATACAACACTAGTTACACAAAAGTTGAgacgctgtgtaaaatgtaagtgAAAATCCAAATGCAAAGATCTAATGAACCTATATTTTGTTCACAACAGAAAATAGAAAGCACGTTAGATTttaaaagtgagacattttagcatttataaaaataaattattattatggtCATTTAAAACTTGATGGCAGAAATCTCAAACAAGTTTGAAGAGGGCAACAAAAGACCTGAAAAGTAAGTGATAATAAAAACATGCAATAGTAGCACTTTGCAACTAATTTTTATGACTTCATACAAAAAGACaatttttgagtcatttttcaattGGAAAGTCTTTGGATATCCCACCATCTTAAGAGAATCTAGAGAAAACCTTGTGCACAAGAAACAAGGCCAGTGGtcaatactggatgctggtgatctttggggcCTCAGGCGGCAGTGGATTCTGTATTGGAAGTCACTGCATGGGCTTCGGGACACACTGCTCACACAGTCCACAAATGCAAGGTAAAGCTGGATCATGCAAAGAAAGAGTCGCATGTCAACATGATccaaaaaatatgatattttgattcatctgaccacagaacagttttTAGTTTGGTCTTAGTTTAAATGGCTTTGGGGTTGCAGaagaaatgtgttaaaaaaaatctctcttttttaaacattgtgtatGCCACTATATTAGACATGCCTATCTACCATATTGAGATACTTCGTTATTAGGTTAAAGCGTAGGTAGTGTGGCTACAGTCAGTAATTGTGAACTTACAACGCATACCTTCAGTGGCAGTGGGTTTCGCATGATCTACTTCACATCTTATCCTGTAAGCTTATTAAATGATTGCAATCTTAAATGTACTGAATTTatataccagattataaggcacattatgtgacaccactaaagaacaggggtgtcactaGGTTTTTCTtgtaatttagcaggtcttgtcGCTAAGTGCTGAAGCCTGTTAAGCAAgctaaagttaagtaaagaaatctgtaattcttaaaaaaaaaatccttttaaaatcaaatgagtgctggatgttaatctacagatttctttcttaaaaactgtttgtttgggtgagtaacaTACTTCTATTTGTTtgcagtaaacttagatttccactagggctgggtgcagcaacattagccgctaaccgctagctagcttactctgagtgttccggtaagcaagggcgatattagctagcagttttaGTGTCTAATGCTTACaatgctccagcaatgctagctggggttatataaggcgcactggattaaaacgcgacctggcgatttttgggaaaattaaaagattttaaactcACCTAAACGATATGTATGAATTGTTTGTGTTTAAGAGTGAATGtccaaaaatgtttaaatactttatttcaacAGTACCATAGTAGGGCTAGTAGAAAACATGACAAGTGGGCTTTGATATTTGTGCTCTAAACTGAAGGCCTTCATGATTCTCTACTAGTGAATACAATATACATACTGTAATCTAACTGAACAGCTTAAGTGTAAAAGTAGTCCAAGAAGCATTGTATTTTAAAAGCATCCAGAAACATGGGGTATTTCCCATTGCAGTCTTCTGATTCCTGTATAGATATATCATATGATCTCAGTGCAgtgatatatattatttcatgtGGACACCCTCTAGCACTGACCCAGACATGAACTGTCTACCTTTATCTCAAACAAGGCAGTGCTTGTGCTACGGTTTAAAGCTTCAAatgtctttgtttttgtgttttttaaaattgACAAGTCCGTCCAGAacttttaagcacagttttacagatttttactTGCTTTCTCACAAATGGGGATCGTCCAAAAACACATGGAAATGCCAGTAGAAACGTGTGTACTCTGTGGTACATCAATGCAGAGAGTAATGCCTTGCACACAATTCAAATGTCTCGTCTAAGGGTCCTGCATATTGATAGTGACAGTATCTCCGAAGGATAAGTAGACACAGGGCATGTTATTCATTGCTGAAGTGAATAAAATGCATTTGCTGcatatatatacagcatatatatatatatatatatatatatatatatatatatatatatgtatatatatgtgtgtgtgtgtgtatg encodes:
- the LOC103032512 gene encoding neurotensin receptor type 1-like encodes the protein MTVNATLQRVRDELSSFPSRALQHAPLFRGNYTLALLVNATGAGPQQDLDVNTDLYSRVAVTVLYALLFALGLFGNSTALYIFFRRRAVRHLQGAVHYHLASLAVSDLLVLALCMPVELYNFIWIHHPWAFGQAACRSFYLLRDGCAYASSLSVTSLSVERYVALCHPLRAKSVLSRGRTRRVILALWAASLLLASPMLFTMGERHVGEERICTTIVSSSTAKLVLQVNALLSFAVPMLVISTMNGLIGRQLQQIPNETLLPTYSYQTTSCIKIESGRMRSLRHGVKVLRVLVIAFVVCWLPYHARRLMFCYVTEWTSALYDFYHYFYMVTNVLFYMSSAINPILYNLVSSSYRQIFFSTIGYFCWSSRKLKVKGNNRSLQFPHQALTTLATPCNSQHTISSTDVMETIN